From Xyrauchen texanus isolate HMW12.3.18 chromosome 9, RBS_HiC_50CHRs, whole genome shotgun sequence, the proteins below share one genomic window:
- the ndc1 gene encoding nucleoporin NDC1 isoform X1 has protein sequence MLSLKQNSWFIRKIVIWRAVASVAWSVILLPVTAALFLFFSRFSFCHPIQCLSECTSLLTASSTIFCLVVLCGVVLMTGFFNLEFYTLVPSIPCSRIALLGTVLHPRQCVHSLVYCTMGMLVMWCSSVTIGGRYSTLGTPCRIESGELVTCLNEYHLFLLLSGAFMGYSYSFLGVVQNIYYVSFQPIQQYKYLCFKGSLPMVVKCSVIQSLYSARNFAALYFFFGYAPKAWISSTLNLQIDSSLPPLDSLTGLLDFSLFYHLLISGTFLYITWYITVLLFRIYVTEAYSFPVQSTFTEDAELCLPKALTEKNTLVMKFLALQDLALLSQHSPTRRLEIFSLSQPGGHPHNWNALSKECLSLLSELTHRLVAHQDAVASNGRVKSQSASSYTKSGSSVSSVMSGAEDLPETPRHNIPLRTPGSVFLKSSVGGVHSALTAPFTPDLDSPFSSPAIRRLAGQMEPQSPWFGAVQSPHIMRRGPKLWSASTESQTNGSPPASPVSVPSPPPDNQKPSFLAQWMQKRRDQVKSFLAKRVLIVYLFNKLPEASSQALFADSQAHIWALQGISHLVATSFSEDQFGVVQTTLPNILSSLVILLEAVDRHFKLPHASSKPVRTTFSFGDSTYKTLRFALRAALKTSIYRITITFGEHLNAVKISAEHRKKLQQFLEFKE, from the exons ATGCTTTCCCTCAAACAGAATAGTTGGTTCATAAGAAAG ATTGTGATATGGAGGGCAGTGGCGAGTGTTGCATGGTCAGTGATTCTCCTACCTGTGACAGCTGCGCTCTTTCTGTTCTTCAGTAGATTTAGTTTTTGTCATCCCATCCAGTGTCTTTCAG aatgcacaagcCTTCTTACTGCATCAAGCACCATCTTTTGTCTTGTTGTGCTGTGTGGAGTGGTTCTGATGACTGGCTTTTTCAACCTGGAGTTCTACACTT TGGTTCCTTCCATTCCGTGTTCACGTATAGCTCTACTGGGGACTGTGCTTCACCCACGACAGTGTGTCCACTCTTTGGTGTACTGCACCATGGGGATGCTGGTAATGTGGTGTTCCTCTGTAACCATAGGTGGACGTTATAGCACTCTAGGAACTCCCTGCAGAATCGAGAG TGGTGAACTTGTGACCTGTCTGAATGAGTATCATCTGTTCCTTCTCCTGTCTGGGGCCTTCATGGGATACAGTTACAGTTTTCTGGGAGTGGTTCAGAATATTTACTACGTGTCCTTTCAGCCCATTCAA CAATACAAGTACCTCTGCTTTAAAGGCTCCTTACCCATGGTGGTGAAGTGCAGTGTTATTCAGTCCTTGTATTCAGCCAGGAATTTTGCTGCTCTCTATTTCTTTTTCG GGTATGCTCCTAAGGCATGGATCTCCAGCACTCTTAATCTACAGATAGACAG TTCTCTTCCACCATTGGATTCATTGACTGGACTTCTAGACTTCTCCCTTTTCTACCACCTGTTGATCAGTGGCACATTCCTGTACATAACCTGGTATATCACAGTGCTTCTCTTCAGGATCTATGTCACAGAG GCCTACAGTTTTCCAGTGCAGTCTACATTTACTGAGGATGCAGAGCTGTGTCTACCCAAAGCTCTAACAGAGAAGAACACTTTAGTCATGAAG tttttggctCTGCAAGACTTGGCTCTGTTATCACAACATTCTCCCACACGTAGACTAGAAATCTTCAGTCTAAGTCAGCCAG GCGGTCACCCCCATAACTGGAATGCACTCAGTAAGGAATGTCTGTCTCTGCTGAGTGAGCTGACACACAGACTGGTTGCTCACCAGGATGCAGTTGCCTCTAACGGCAGAGTCAAGTCTCAGTCTGCCAGCAGTTACACCAAATCCGGCTCTTCAGTCAGCTCAG TGATGTCAGGGGCAGAGGACCTACCTGAGACACCACGACATAATATCCCACTCAGGACTCCCGGATCAGTCTTCCTCAAGTCATCGGTGGGGGGCGTGCACAGCGCGCTGACTGCTCCTTTCACCCCAGACCTGGACAGCCCTTTCTCCTCCCCTGCTATTCGTCGCCTGGCTGGCCAAATGGAACCCCAGTCTCCCTGGTTTGGCGCTGTGCAAAGCCCCCACATCATGAGGAGAGGCCCCAAATTATGGAGTGCCTCCACAG AGTCACAGACCAATGGCAGTCCTCCTGCCTCCCCTGTCAGTGTCCCTAGTCCTCCTCCAGACAATCAGAAACCCAGTTTTCTGGCCCAGTGGATGCAGAAGAGGAGAGATCAG GTTAAAAGCTTTTTGGCAAAGCGGGTGCTAATAGTGTATTTATTTAACAAG CTTCCAGAAGCCTCTAGCCAAGCTCTGTTTGCTGACAGCCAAGCTCATATCTGGGCTCTCCAAG GAATATCTCATCTGGTGGCGACCTCATTTTCTGAGGACCAGTTTGGAGTGGTGCAGACTACATTACCAAACATTCTCAGCAGCTTGGTAATCTTGTTAGAG GCTGTTGATAGACACTTCAAACTGCCCCATGCCTCCAGCAAACCTGTGAGGACTACCTTCAGTTTTGGTGACTCCACTTACAAAACTCTAAGGTTTGCACTGAGAGCTGCACTAAAGACATCTATATACAGAATAACTATCACTTTTGGAGAGCACTTGAA tGCTGTGAAGATATCAGCAGAACATCGAAAAAAGCTTCAGCAATTCTTGGAATTCAAAGAGTAG
- the ndc1 gene encoding nucleoporin NDC1 isoform X2: MLSLKQNSWFIRKIVIWRAVASVAWSVILLPVTAALFLFFSRFSFCHPIQCLSECTSLLTASSTIFCLVVLCGVVLMTGFFNLEFYTLVPSIPCSRIALLGTVLHPRQCVHSLVYCTMGMLVMWCSSVTIGGRYSTLGTPCRIESGELVTCLNEYHLFLLLSGAFMGYSYSFLGVVQNIYYVSFQPIQQYKYLCFKGSLPMVVKCSVIQSLYSARNFAALYFFFGYAPKAWISSTLNLQIDSSLPPLDSLTGLLDFSLFYHLLISGTFLYITWYITVLLFRIYVTEAYSFPVQSTFTEDAELCLPKALTEKNTLVMKFLALQDLALLSQHSPTRRLEIFSLSQPGGHPHNWNALSKECLSLLSELTHRLVAHQDAVASNGRVKSQSASSYTKSGSSVSSVMSGAEDLPETPRHNIPLRTPGSVFLKSSVGGVHSALTAPFTPDLDSPFSSPAIRRLAGQMEPQSPWFGAVQSPHIMRRGPKLWSASTESQTNGSPPASPVSVPSPPPDNQKPSFLAQWMQKRRDQLPEASSQALFADSQAHIWALQGISHLVATSFSEDQFGVVQTTLPNILSSLVILLEAVDRHFKLPHASSKPVRTTFSFGDSTYKTLRFALRAALKTSIYRITITFGEHLNAVKISAEHRKKLQQFLEFKE; the protein is encoded by the exons ATGCTTTCCCTCAAACAGAATAGTTGGTTCATAAGAAAG ATTGTGATATGGAGGGCAGTGGCGAGTGTTGCATGGTCAGTGATTCTCCTACCTGTGACAGCTGCGCTCTTTCTGTTCTTCAGTAGATTTAGTTTTTGTCATCCCATCCAGTGTCTTTCAG aatgcacaagcCTTCTTACTGCATCAAGCACCATCTTTTGTCTTGTTGTGCTGTGTGGAGTGGTTCTGATGACTGGCTTTTTCAACCTGGAGTTCTACACTT TGGTTCCTTCCATTCCGTGTTCACGTATAGCTCTACTGGGGACTGTGCTTCACCCACGACAGTGTGTCCACTCTTTGGTGTACTGCACCATGGGGATGCTGGTAATGTGGTGTTCCTCTGTAACCATAGGTGGACGTTATAGCACTCTAGGAACTCCCTGCAGAATCGAGAG TGGTGAACTTGTGACCTGTCTGAATGAGTATCATCTGTTCCTTCTCCTGTCTGGGGCCTTCATGGGATACAGTTACAGTTTTCTGGGAGTGGTTCAGAATATTTACTACGTGTCCTTTCAGCCCATTCAA CAATACAAGTACCTCTGCTTTAAAGGCTCCTTACCCATGGTGGTGAAGTGCAGTGTTATTCAGTCCTTGTATTCAGCCAGGAATTTTGCTGCTCTCTATTTCTTTTTCG GGTATGCTCCTAAGGCATGGATCTCCAGCACTCTTAATCTACAGATAGACAG TTCTCTTCCACCATTGGATTCATTGACTGGACTTCTAGACTTCTCCCTTTTCTACCACCTGTTGATCAGTGGCACATTCCTGTACATAACCTGGTATATCACAGTGCTTCTCTTCAGGATCTATGTCACAGAG GCCTACAGTTTTCCAGTGCAGTCTACATTTACTGAGGATGCAGAGCTGTGTCTACCCAAAGCTCTAACAGAGAAGAACACTTTAGTCATGAAG tttttggctCTGCAAGACTTGGCTCTGTTATCACAACATTCTCCCACACGTAGACTAGAAATCTTCAGTCTAAGTCAGCCAG GCGGTCACCCCCATAACTGGAATGCACTCAGTAAGGAATGTCTGTCTCTGCTGAGTGAGCTGACACACAGACTGGTTGCTCACCAGGATGCAGTTGCCTCTAACGGCAGAGTCAAGTCTCAGTCTGCCAGCAGTTACACCAAATCCGGCTCTTCAGTCAGCTCAG TGATGTCAGGGGCAGAGGACCTACCTGAGACACCACGACATAATATCCCACTCAGGACTCCCGGATCAGTCTTCCTCAAGTCATCGGTGGGGGGCGTGCACAGCGCGCTGACTGCTCCTTTCACCCCAGACCTGGACAGCCCTTTCTCCTCCCCTGCTATTCGTCGCCTGGCTGGCCAAATGGAACCCCAGTCTCCCTGGTTTGGCGCTGTGCAAAGCCCCCACATCATGAGGAGAGGCCCCAAATTATGGAGTGCCTCCACAG AGTCACAGACCAATGGCAGTCCTCCTGCCTCCCCTGTCAGTGTCCCTAGTCCTCCTCCAGACAATCAGAAACCCAGTTTTCTGGCCCAGTGGATGCAGAAGAGGAGAGATCAG CTTCCAGAAGCCTCTAGCCAAGCTCTGTTTGCTGACAGCCAAGCTCATATCTGGGCTCTCCAAG GAATATCTCATCTGGTGGCGACCTCATTTTCTGAGGACCAGTTTGGAGTGGTGCAGACTACATTACCAAACATTCTCAGCAGCTTGGTAATCTTGTTAGAG GCTGTTGATAGACACTTCAAACTGCCCCATGCCTCCAGCAAACCTGTGAGGACTACCTTCAGTTTTGGTGACTCCACTTACAAAACTCTAAGGTTTGCACTGAGAGCTGCACTAAAGACATCTATATACAGAATAACTATCACTTTTGGAGAGCACTTGAA tGCTGTGAAGATATCAGCAGAACATCGAAAAAAGCTTCAGCAATTCTTGGAATTCAAAGAGTAG
- the zgc:113691 gene encoding uncharacterized protein zgc:113691, producing MAGKVEKVSKYEYLKLLEKCRKERDDALHRENVMREKLRQHESRMRSTEAFKQKLKQLTLDNKELRKQVKVLRAEIGLESSPKFHGKTTKDIINELHEKEKECGSLVEKVDKLSLTIDELTSELANTVTSKTLLEDQVQSLQQNLKDMTNNQRRLLKLWDDKKAQREQLSLPAIPQRPGQKPVVNKGVQTEMSISSTQILPTNAFETKTRREIDKSRTRLERRSITLANGTHREKNALIQNEAKGIHN from the coding sequence ATGGCTGGGAAAGTGGAAAAGGTCTCAAAGTACGAATATTTGAAGCTGTTGGAAAAGTGCCGAAAGGAAAGAGACGATGCTTTGCACCGTGAGAATGTAATGAGGGAAAAACTGAGACAACACGAATCTCGAATGAGGTCAACCGAAGCGTTCAAACAGAAATTGAAGCAATTGACTTTGGACAACAAGGAGCTGcgcaaacaggtgaaagtcctaCGGGCTGAAATTGGTTTAGAGTCGAGTCCGAAATTTCATGGTAAAACCACAAAGGATATAATCAACGAGTTGCACGAGAAGGAGAAGGAGTGCGGTTCACTAGTTGAAAAAGTTGATAAATTAAGTTTGACCATTGATGAACTGACTTCAGAACTGGCCAACACCGTGACCTCAAAGACTCTGCTGGAAGATCAAGTGCAGTCACTGCAACAAAATTTGAAGGACATGACGAATAATCAGCGACGTCTTCTGAAATTATGGGACGATAAGAAGGCGCAGAGGGAACAGCTGTCACTACCTGCGATACCTCAGAGACCTGGACAAAAGCCCGTTGTTAATAAAGGCGTCCAGACGGAGATGTCCATCAGTTCAACTCAGATATTACCGACAAATGCATTTGAGACCAAGACGCGTCGTGAGATTGACAAGAGCAGAACCCGTTTGGAAAGACGTAGCATCACTTTAGCAAACGGCACACATCGGGAGAAAAATGCTTTGATTCAGAATGAAGCGAAAGGAATACACAACTGA
- the yipf1 gene encoding protein YIPF1, with amino-acid sequence MANTDFQLHFQEFEDDQNFIESNRGATTVTIDDAIKSRKQRRAAGTVFEDEEFDPLDNDDKTELLSGQRKSAPFWTFEFYQTLFDVDTHQVKDRIFGSVLPWPGKNFVEIYLRSNPDLYGPFWICATLVFAIAISGNISSFLVNKGQPQYKYVPDFRKVTMAATAIYTYAWFVPLALWGFLKWRNRKVTSLVSYSFLQIVCVYGYSLTIYIPAVILWIIPSERLRWCSIVVALCLSGSVLVITFLPAMRDDKPRITVAIMSAIVILHVLLAVGCKTYFFSTNEMDPSEDHNDSLRTTNILSTTKAN; translated from the exons ATGGCGAATACTGATTTTCAACTGCATTTTCAAG AATTTGAAGATGATCAAAATTTCATTGAAAGTAACCGAGGTGCTACAACAGTGACCATTGATGACGCCATCAAATCTCGAAAACAACGAAGAGCTGCTGGAACTGTCTTCGAAGATGAAGAGTTTGATCCATTGGACAATGACGACAAAACTGAG CTTCTGTCGGGTCAAAGAAAAAGTGCTCCCTTTTGGACGTTTGAGTTCTATCAAACATTATTCGATGTGGATACTCATCAG GTAAAGgacagaatatttggttcagttCTGCCTTGGCCTGGGAAAAACTTTGTCGAGATCTATTTACGAAGTAACCCAGACCTGTATG GACCTTTCTGGATCTGTGCAACTCTTGTATTTGCCATCGCTATTAGTGGAAATATCTCCAGTTTTCTCGTGAACAAGGGTCAGCCACAGTACAAATATGTGCCAGATTTCAGGAAGG TAACCATGGCTGCTACAGCAATCTACACCTATGCATGGTTTGTACCATTAGCTCTATGGGGTTTTCTCAAATGGCGAAATAGGAAGGTCACAAGCCTGGTGTCCTACTCCTTTCTGCAGATAGTCTGTGTCTATGGTTACTCCCTCACCATCTACATTCCTGCTGTG ATACTGTGGATAATACCAAGTGAAAGGTTGAGGTGGTGCTCCATTGTGGTAGCTTTGTGTCTCTCAGGATCTGTTCTGGTAATTACATTCTTGCCGGCCATGAGGGATGATAAACCACGGATTACCGTTGCAATTATGTCTGCCATTGTGATTCTTCATGTCCTTCTTGCAGTTGGTTGCAAG ACATACTTTTTCAGTACAAATGAGATGGATCCATCAGAGGATCACAATGACTCACTGAGAACAACCAACATTTTATCAACCACAAAGGCAAACTGA
- the lrrc42 gene encoding leucine-rich repeat-containing protein 42, whose product MYLNEDCGAVYVREKGALRCVNADTHAAPPQHRLFNRDFSFKLCIDALPSASHTKKSDFFIFTYNKEGSLRYSVKSLFDLSLQFIADHIEHVDSLVGFPEQMADKLFSAAEERHKFIDPHTASRALQVFCEAYGELVLKSLCLRNRSLLISERLDEIRMFQRLESLDLNGCRLGDNHDIFKYITSDVLSSLVKLFLGTNCLSDAGLQRLTAPVRVMKKGLENLQLLDLSENPITEKGLGYLTCFQTLQKLDISGTNVKVNLSVKEFFRNKMKLILSETPLKMFAHSDCKTEGWAEQVINQWEIRAAEVPKKDNKPRTNALRFYGREKFVRETLNSLSG is encoded by the exons ATGTACTTAAATGAGGACTGTGGAGCTGTTTATGTCCGAGAGAAAGGCGCGCTGCGATGTGTCAATGCAGATACTCATGCAGCTCCGCCGCAGCACAGACTCTTCAACAGAGACTTCTCATTTAAACTCTGCATTGATGCTTTACCTTCCGCTAGTCACACAAAGAAAAGCGATTTCTTCATCTTTACATACAACAAAGAGGGTAGTTTGCGGTATTCGGTGAAATCTTTATTTGACTTATCTTTGCAGTTTATTGCTGATCATATTGAACATGTTGATTCACTGGTCGGTTTCCCGGAGCAAATGGCTGATAAGTTGTTCTCAGCCGCTGAAGAGAGACACAAATTCATTGACCCACATACTGCATCCCGAGCACTGCAGGTTTTCTGTGAGGCCTATGGAGAACTAGTGCTAAAATCTCTGTGTCTGAGAAATAG GTCTCTTTTGATATCTGAAAGATTGGACGAGATCAGAATGTTTCAGCGTCTGGAAAGCCTGGACCTCAATGGATGCAGATTAGGCGAcaaccatgacatttttaaatacataaccTCTGATGTCCTTTCTAG TCTTGTGAAGCTTTTCTTGGGGACAAACTGCCTTTCCGATGCAGGCCTGCAGAGACTGACAGCACCAGTCAGAGTGATGAAGAAAGGCCTAGAAAACTTGCAGCTTCTGGACCTCTCTG AGAATCCCATCACAGAGAAAGGACTTGGCTATCTAACATGCTTTCAAACTCTACAGAAACTAGACATATCTGGGACAAATGTGAAG GTGAATTTGTCGGTGAAAGAGTTTTTCAGAAATAAGATGAAACTGATCCTCTCAGAGACACCTTTGAAGATGTTTGCTCACTCTGATTGCAAAACAGAGGGCTGGGCTGAACAG GTTATAAACCAATGGGAAATTAGAGCTGCAGAAGTACCAAAAAAAGACAACAAACCAAGAACAAATGCTCTCCGTTTCT atggaAGGGAAAAGTTTGTTCGAGAGACATTAAACTCCTTGTCTGGGTGA